The genomic window GCAGGCGGCGCCAACGCCGCCAACATGTACGTCGACCGCGACATCGACAAGGTGATGCGCCGCACGCGCGACCGGCCGCTGGTAACGGGGATCGTCACCCCCCGAGCGGCGCTGGTCTTCGCCGCCGGCCTCGAGGTGGTGGCCTTCGCCGATCTGTGGACGTTCGTCAACCTCCTCAGCGCCGTGCTGGCCCTGAGCGCCACCCTCTTCTACGTCTTCGTCTACAGCGTCTGGCTCAAGCGGACCTCGAGCCAGAACATCGTCATCGGTGGCGCCGCTGGAGCCGTACCGACACTGGTCGGGTGGTCTGCGGTCACCGGTCGCCTCGCCTGGGCGCCCTTGGTGCTCTTCGTGGTGATCTTCGTCTGGACCCCTCCGCACTTCTGGGCCCTCGCCATGCGCTACCGGGACGACTACGCAGCCGCCGAGGTCCCCATGCTTCCGGTCGTCACCTCGTTCACCCGGACGGCCCGCCAGATTCTCGCCTACACGGTCGCGCTGTGGGTGGTGTCGATCGCCTTCGCGCCGATCGCCGGGATGGGAGCGATCTACATCGTCGCCGCGATCGTGCTCGGCGGAGTGTTCGTGGCCTATGCGTTGCGCCTGTTG from Acidimicrobiales bacterium includes these protein-coding regions:
- a CDS encoding heme o synthase, producing the protein MAVLAPTTSIARLRGYLALTKPRIVELLLVTTVPTMVVAARGLPSGWLVLTTLVGGALAAGGANAANMYVDRDIDKVMRRTRDRPLVTGIVTPRAALVFAAGLEVVAFADLWTFVNLLSAVLALSATLFYVFVYSVWLKRTSSQNIVIGGAAGAVPTLVGWSAVTGRLAWAPLVLFVVIFVWTPPHFWALAMRYRDDYAAAEVPMLPVVTSFTRTARQILAYTVALWVVSIAFAPIAGMGAIYIVAAIVLGGVFVAYALRLLRAGTAAAAMRLFGYSISYVTLLFSAMAVDELVRHR